DNA sequence from the Butyricimonas faecalis genome:
ACTTCCGACACGAAACTGATAGCAGCCCCTTCTTTTCCTGCACGAGCCGTACGCCCGATTCGATGCACGTACTCTTCCGCCAAAGAAGGTATATCAAAATTAATCACATGACTCACGTCCTGCACGTCAATACCACGAGCTGCCACATCAGAGGCTACCATGATACGAGTCTCCCCCTCTTTAAATGCCCTCAAAGCCTTCAGACGAGTATTCTGAGCCTTATTCGAGTGAATAACACTTAACTCACCTTTCCAGTGATCAGCCAAACGCTCCACTATACGATCCGCATTTTTCTTCGTCTCGGTAAAAATCATCACTTTCTTGAAGTTCTCCTTGTCGGCAAGCAACAACTTCAATAAATTGATCTTGGTAGAAATATTCGGTACATCATAACGATACTGTTTCACGTTGGCCACGGGAGTTGCTTGACGAGCCACTTCCACTCGCACCGGGTCTTTCAAAAAATCATGCGACAGACTCTCCACCGCCTCCGAGAATGTAGCGGAAAACAACATCGTTTGATGTTTCTCCGGCAAAACCTCGAAAATCCCTTTCAACTGCGGCAAGAAACCTAAGTCCATCAACCGATCGGCCTCATCCACCACGACTGTCTTAATCATTTTCGTACGAATAATGCCATTATAGTATATATCCATGAAACGCCCCGGAGTAGCCACAAGCAAGTCCACACCTTCAAACACTCGATCCTGCTGTGTCCGAATATTCGTTCCCCCGTACACACCCACGCAACGAATATCCATAAATTCCGTCAACAACTCAACACTCTCGCACACCTGCACCACCAATTCCCGCGTGGGAACAATCACCAATGCCCGAGGCACCAACCCTTGCGCATAATGTAATTTCATCAACATCGGGATCAAGTAAGCCAACGTCTTTCCTGTACCGGTCTGGGCAATGCCAATCAAATCCCTCCCGGAGCGACTGACCGAAAATACTTCTTCCTGAATAGGAGTCGGGTTCTCGAAACCAGCCTCTTCCAATGCCATCAATATCTGCTTACTTACATTCAAATTCTGAAATCCCATACATGTTACGTTTTAAAACTATACGGTTACAAAGGTACAAAAAGTAGTGCCTTACACGAAATAAATTTATTTATAAAATAAATTGCATCTAAATACACAAAACAAACATCTAACATTCAGCACAATAACAAAAATTACATTTGTAACAAAAATGCAAATAATAAACTTTTCATTTGTTTTTATCAAAATATATTTCTAAATTTATTGCACATAAAACCTCTAAAATTACTACGTTATGACTTATACTATTACTTTTAACGAGCTGAGAAAAATCAAAGACATGCTACCTCATGGAAGTATGCAGAGAATTGCAGAAGACTTAGGTATCAGCACAGACACCGTACGTAACTACTTCGGAGCTGATAATTATGACAACGGGGGATCAAGCGCAGGCATACATGTTGAACAAGGACCTGACGGCGGACTCGTCATTCTGGACGACACGGCCATTCTAGACAAGGCAAGAGAACTTTTGAACGTGTAGCAATAAAGATTTTAACACCGGGAAACAGTAAAATAGTGTTCCCGGTATTTTTTTACCACTTTTTTATCTACTTTTGTCCCATCAAGTCACAGGCAATCCTGCTACTTGTCAATCTGTAACCAGTAACGTCGCAAGGCGACATGAATAATTATGAGCAAAATAGTCCTAAAAGCCGGTAAAGAAAGATCTTTATACAGACTTCACCCGTGGGTCTTCTCGGGAGCAATAGCCAAAATCAAGGGTGACGTGCAAGAGGGAGACGTCGTTCAAGTGTATAACAGCGATGACGAATATCTCGCCACAGGTCACTACCAGATAGGAAGTATTGCCGTGCGTGTTCTCACATTCAAGGAAGAGAAAATTGACTATGATTTCTGGGTGGAACGTATCCGTCAAGCCTACCAGACTCGTGTAATTATCGGTTTAGCAACTAATCCGAATAACAACGTGTACCGCCTTGTTCACGGGGAAGGCGATGACCTTTCGGGACTTGTCATTGATTATTACGCGGGAGTTGCCGTTGTGCAATTCCATTCCGTGGGAATGTATAAAGCCCGGGAAGACATCTCAAAAGCCCTGTTAGAAGTCATGAGTGACAAACTCATTGCCATATATGACAAATCGGAAGGAACTCTTCCTTTTAAAG
Encoded proteins:
- a CDS encoding DEAD/DEAH box helicase — encoded protein: MGFQNLNVSKQILMALEEAGFENPTPIQEEVFSVSRSGRDLIGIAQTGTGKTLAYLIPMLMKLHYAQGLVPRALVIVPTRELVVQVCESVELLTEFMDIRCVGVYGGTNIRTQQDRVFEGVDLLVATPGRFMDIYYNGIIRTKMIKTVVVDEADRLMDLGFLPQLKGIFEVLPEKHQTMLFSATFSEAVESLSHDFLKDPVRVEVARQATPVANVKQYRYDVPNISTKINLLKLLLADKENFKKVMIFTETKKNADRIVERLADHWKGELSVIHSNKAQNTRLKALRAFKEGETRIMVASDVAARGIDVQDVSHVINFDIPSLAEEYVHRIGRTARAGKEGAAISFVSEVEEDRFMDIERLINQEVEILDLPEKLEISQLLLEEEQVQTNNIVYQRGKPQGGGAFHAKKAKNTYTAEDNRRNVMKKRMAKKKKK
- a CDS encoding DNA-binding protein, which produces MTYTITFNELRKIKDMLPHGSMQRIAEDLGISTDTVRNYFGADNYDNGGSSAGIHVEQGPDGGLVILDDTAILDKARELLNV